In Leptolyngbyaceae cyanobacterium, a single window of DNA contains:
- a CDS encoding class I SAM-dependent methyltransferase, translating to MFLNRNLPEFKLSLQIKDNKFMQTLMGKEKNWLLQKTFKEFVEDLICLDKQSQSFRPGSKISPDNKNWENSPANYQDEKLIIGNTEVMCDWERPLMEAMARAVTENHGDVLEVGFGMGISATYIQEFGVKSHTIIEFNNEVFEVCQRWQEKYPDRDIRLIHGKWQDAIEKLDRKFDGIFYDIAPTSDEEETKNLIENVAADADPFFPWASSCLKDGGIFTYYTQEIDSLSRRHQRLLLQHFSSFSVSLVKGMNPPEDCEYWYTDSMAVVKAIK from the coding sequence ATGTTTCTAAACCGTAACCTACCTGAATTTAAATTAAGCCTACAAATTAAAGATAATAAATTTATGCAAACTCTAATGGGTAAAGAAAAAAATTGGCTTTTACAAAAAACATTTAAAGAATTTGTAGAAGATTTAATTTGTTTAGACAAACAATCACAATCATTCAGACCGGGAAGTAAAATTTCCCCCGATAACAAGAACTGGGAGAACAGTCCTGCAAATTACCAAGACGAGAAGTTGATAATAGGCAATACAGAGGTAATGTGCGACTGGGAGCGTCCATTAATGGAAGCGATGGCTAGAGCAGTAACAGAAAATCATGGAGATGTACTTGAGGTTGGATTTGGAATGGGAATTTCAGCAACCTATATTCAAGAATTTGGAGTTAAGTCTCACACAATCATTGAATTTAATAATGAAGTTTTTGAAGTTTGTCAGAGATGGCAGGAAAAATACCCCGATCGTGATATACGATTAATTCACGGAAAATGGCAAGATGCGATAGAAAAACTAGATAGAAAATTTGATGGAATTTTTTATGACATTGCCCCAACCTCTGATGAAGAAGAAACGAAAAACTTGATTGAAAATGTTGCTGCGGATGCAGATCCTTTCTTCCCTTGGGCTTCCTCATGCTTGAAAGACGGTGGCATCTTTACTTACTACACGCAGGAAATTGATTCTCTCAGCCGCAGGCATCAAAGGCTGCTTCTTCAACACTTCAGTTCTTTCTCAGTTTCTCTTGTGAAAGGAATGAATCCTCCTGAAGATTGTGAGTACTGGTATACTGACTCAATGGCTGTCGTTAAGGCGATTAAATAA
- a CDS encoding KamA family radical SAM protein, protein MSTQTVTNTIKILSEVSGFSIEEISKVAEHYPLAVSPFMLKRLQEGSYSIKALRQFLPDSRELMDVDGFVSDPTGENELQPEKAILRTYHNRLAIMVTLKCLVYCRFCFRKEKVGFPDSVMPEAELDKAIDYIAAHPEINDILLSGGDPLSLSNQKLLRFLKKLGDLKQLKAIRIDSRALSVAPDRLDDELLEFLEADGRYWYYAHMNHPDDVNHPEIIAATKRLLSAGIPIYNQCVFLAGVNDDVETMLELMEVCYEHKIIPYNLYVLDRVKGGGHFDVPIDRIVEIYKAISHLAGPAQPLLVFVDEKSRKHRAVYHESLNLHEFLSMRMNYSNHHR, encoded by the coding sequence ATGTCCACACAAACCGTTACGAACACGATAAAAATTTTATCTGAAGTCTCTGGTTTTTCCATCGAAGAGATTTCTAAGGTGGCCGAACATTACCCTTTAGCGGTATCGCCGTTTATGCTAAAACGGTTGCAAGAAGGGAGCTATTCTATCAAAGCTTTGCGGCAATTTTTGCCAGATAGCCGAGAATTAATGGACGTAGATGGTTTCGTTAGCGATCCTACTGGAGAGAACGAATTACAACCTGAAAAAGCGATTTTGCGTACCTATCATAATCGCTTAGCAATTATGGTTACTTTAAAATGTTTAGTTTATTGTCGCTTCTGTTTCCGAAAGGAAAAAGTGGGCTTTCCCGATAGCGTTATGCCTGAAGCGGAACTCGATAAAGCGATCGACTATATTGCCGCCCATCCCGAAATCAATGACATACTTCTATCGGGAGGAGATCCCCTATCCTTGTCTAATCAAAAACTTTTGCGTTTCTTAAAAAAACTAGGGGATCTCAAACAGCTTAAAGCAATTCGTATAGACAGTCGTGCCCTATCCGTTGCTCCCGATCGCCTTGACGATGAATTACTTGAGTTTTTAGAAGCGGATGGGCGCTACTGGTACTATGCTCATATGAATCACCCCGATGATGTCAACCATCCCGAAATTATTGCCGCAACCAAACGTTTGCTATCCGCAGGAATTCCAATTTACAATCAATGCGTTTTTCTGGCTGGAGTCAATGATGATGTTGAAACAATGCTTGAATTAATGGAGGTGTGTTATGAACACAAAATTATTCCTTACAACCTCTATGTTCTGGATCGAGTCAAAGGTGGAGGACATTTTGATGTTCCTATCGATCGCATTGTAGAAATTTATAAAGCCATTTCTCATTTAGCTGGCCCAGCCCAGCCTCTTTTAGTTTTCGTAGATGAGAAGAGTCGCAAGCATCGCGCTGTTTATCATGAATCTTTAAATTTGCACGAATTCTTAAGTATGCGAATGAATTACAGTAATCATCATCGGTAA
- a CDS encoding glutamate-1-semialdehyde 2,1-aminomutase, with protein sequence MKPVDTRLGSKNTYTRSRELFASGRNILPDGVSSPERTFQCVNSPPIVAKIGKGAYLTDEDDNTYIDFVMGLGSLILGHSPPSIVSALHDRIEKGTVFCVPTEIEYKLASKIKDSSPYLEKLRFVCSGTEGVMSALRLAKVFTKRQILLKFSGSYHGHADALFGRGSSFIDSPKQSGIDPQIHKNTLLAKYNDSEGVKAIFQKYGNEIAAIVVEPIACNMGLVLPHKDFLVCLREMCDRWGAILIFDEVVTGFRFCYGSVSNVLGVRPDLIVFGKIIGGGTPIGAYGGREDIMNVLRTLPLGRNLTDEDLDKQGGTFAGNPLSMAAGLAVLEQLSREDFYVLMENMGETLENSLKQTFRQKNLPFSCVRKGSLVSLLLMDSPLKLENFDDFERQNFDLFARFHFKMLKQHYLFPNTIGEPWFISFAHQSINWQELAEDVGEALDDCLNTKLDESNE encoded by the coding sequence ATGAAACCCGTTGATACTAGGTTAGGATCGAAAAATACATATACGCGCTCTCGTGAGCTTTTTGCAAGCGGCAGGAATATTTTACCGGATGGAGTTAGTAGTCCAGAGCGAACATTTCAATGTGTAAATAGTCCTCCAATTGTGGCCAAGATTGGGAAAGGGGCTTATCTAACCGATGAAGATGACAACACTTATATTGACTTTGTAATGGGATTAGGGTCTTTAATTCTTGGTCACAGTCCTCCCTCTATTGTTTCCGCTTTGCACGATCGTATTGAAAAAGGAACGGTATTTTGTGTTCCCACGGAAATCGAATATAAACTTGCTAGCAAGATTAAAGATAGTAGCCCTTACCTTGAAAAACTTCGATTTGTTTGCAGTGGGACCGAAGGGGTGATGAGTGCCTTACGTTTGGCAAAAGTCTTTACAAAAAGGCAGATTTTGTTAAAATTTTCTGGTTCTTATCACGGTCATGCCGATGCGTTGTTTGGTAGAGGTTCGAGTTTCATAGACTCGCCCAAACAATCGGGAATCGATCCGCAAATTCATAAAAACACCTTATTGGCTAAATACAACGATTCCGAAGGCGTTAAAGCCATTTTCCAAAAGTATGGTAATGAGATTGCCGCGATCGTTGTAGAGCCTATTGCCTGTAATATGGGATTGGTATTACCCCATAAAGATTTTCTAGTTTGTTTGCGGGAGATGTGCGATCGCTGGGGAGCAATTCTCATCTTTGATGAAGTGGTGACTGGATTTCGTTTTTGCTATGGCAGCGTCAGTAACGTTTTAGGTGTACGTCCCGATCTGATTGTTTTTGGGAAGATTATTGGCGGTGGAACACCTATTGGAGCTTATGGTGGGCGAGAAGATATTATGAATGTCTTGCGAACTTTACCTCTCGGTCGCAATTTAACCGATGAAGATTTAGATAAACAAGGGGGCACATTTGCAGGTAATCCTCTTTCAATGGCTGCCGGACTCGCTGTTTTAGAGCAGCTTTCCCGAGAAGATTTCTATGTATTAATGGAAAATATGGGGGAAACCTTAGAAAATAGTCTCAAGCAAACTTTTAGACAGAAAAACTTGCCTTTTTCGTGCGTTCGCAAAGGTTCTTTGGTGTCCCTTTTATTGATGGATTCTCCACTAAAGCTAGAAAATTTTGATGATTTTGAACGTCAAAATTTCGATCTCTTTGCCCGCTTCCATTTTAAAATGTTAAAGCAGCACTATTTGTTTCCTAACACTATTGGTGAACCTTGGTTTATTTCTTTTGCACATCAAAGTATTAATTGGCAGGAATTGGCTGAAGATGTTGGCGAAGCTTTGGATGATTGTTTAAACACCAAGCTAGATGAGAGTAATGAATAA
- a CDS encoding DMT family transporter — MNEDSLEQSATQNSITETKTNKSRYLFGFGLLVGVSLILGSTFPAMKEALSTLSPRLLTTSRYVIAALVLSPFLTNLNKPLIRDGTIIGLLFFSTSILECLGLENLSASRSGFTFSLSIIFVTLFEIVQGKFISFVAIISATMAFSGVALMSWQSGEPLISDLWIVIAAILDSAYIVIIGQSVAVHSPLKLAAVSCWIPAILGLIWSAPKLRDEWTIIVDNIGILLYLGIVAIAIITVMETIGQQWVPSNEVAISRTIEPLSSALLSFWFLGETFNLYDYFGSGMLLFSIILLVIFQKKDTKDSPNLENPTNAEIIPFSDEEKEPNLQS; from the coding sequence ATGAACGAGGACTCCTTAGAACAGTCTGCGACTCAAAACTCAATTACAGAAACAAAAACGAATAAGTCACGCTATCTTTTTGGTTTTGGTTTACTCGTGGGTGTTAGCTTAATTTTGGGTTCGACTTTTCCCGCAATGAAAGAAGCTCTGAGTACTCTTTCCCCACGATTACTCACAACAAGTCGATATGTTATTGCGGCTCTGGTCTTGTCTCCCTTTCTTACCAATCTTAATAAGCCGTTAATCCGAGATGGCACTATAATTGGGCTACTATTTTTCAGTACTTCTATTTTGGAATGCTTGGGATTGGAAAATCTCTCCGCCAGTCGATCTGGATTTACTTTTTCCTTGAGTATTATTTTTGTAACCTTGTTTGAAATAGTTCAAGGTAAATTTATCTCTTTCGTTGCAATTATCTCCGCAACAATGGCTTTTTCCGGAGTTGCCTTAATGTCTTGGCAAAGCGGAGAACCTTTAATCAGCGATCTTTGGATCGTTATTGCTGCCATATTAGACTCTGCTTATATCGTTATTATTGGACAGTCTGTCGCTGTTCATTCCCCCTTGAAGCTGGCGGCGGTGAGTTGTTGGATTCCCGCGATTTTGGGTTTAATTTGGTCTGCTCCTAAGTTAAGAGATGAATGGACAATTATCGTGGACAATATTGGGATATTGCTCTATTTAGGAATAGTGGCGATCGCAATTATCACAGTCATGGAAACTATTGGACAGCAATGGGTTCCCAGTAATGAGGTAGCAATTTCCCGCACCATCGAACCCTTATCGAGTGCTCTACTTTCTTTTTGGTTTCTTGGTGAAACCTTCAATCTATATGATTATTTCGGTTCGGGAATGCTACTTTTTTCAATTATCTTGCTTGTCATCTTCCAAAAAAAAGATACAAAGGATTCTCCTAATTTAGAGAATCCCACTAATGCCGAGATTATCCCATTCTCAGACGAAGAAAAAGAACCTAATCTTCAGTCTTAA